In Ananas comosus cultivar F153 linkage group 7, ASM154086v1, whole genome shotgun sequence, the sequence TAAACCCCCCTGCTTTAAGATTCGTTTTCGGGACTCGATCGATCACTCTACGCGATTTATTGCGCCTCTCCAAAAACCCTCGTCCTCTCCACTCTTCGATCATCTCCTTCTCCGTGCGACGCTAGGGTTTTCATCTCCTCGCTGTGTGTAGTGTAGCTCCCATGGCGATCGCCTCCACGGTCCgatccctcctctcctccccctcgCGCTCCCCCTTCCTCTTCGTCCTCTCCAAtcgcttctcctcctcttcctcgtccGCGTCCTCGTCCGTCGCCGGGCTCTTCCGCTTCCGCGCGTCGCCCATCGCCGCGCCGCACCCGGGGCTCGCCCTCCGCCTCACCGCGGCGCGGCTCGTCCCGGTGCGCTTCGCCGTTCGCCGGCCTGGCGGCGACGCTTACTCGCCCCTGAaatccggcggcggcggcggcggcggcggagggtcgGGGTTCAGCGATCGGCCCCCGACGGAGATGGCGCCGCTGTTCCCCGGGTGCGACTACGAGCACTGGCTCATCGTCATGGACAAGCCCGGGGGCGAGGGCGCCACCAAGCAGCAGATGATCGATTGCTACGTCCAAACCCTAGCCAAAGTCCTCGGAAGGTATCATCTCTGTTTTCTTCTTATTCAATAGCTGATTCCATTTCTGAGTAACATATTTTTCTGacaaaaatgtatgaagaccccCTCTGCTATTGACCATTTCGAAATAAGTTCCTTTACTTTTCTTGATTTGTTCTCCCttagccccttttttttttttgaatttgagttaTTCTAGCCGTCTTTGTATGTTTAGAAGTAATTCAGATCATTAGATTTGAcgaaattttattaatttgaaaaaaaatatgacaaaaTCCCTAATTTGTTTGACTAAAATCACTTGATTCCATGAAGAAATCGGAAGTTACGAGGGTGTCAATCCAATtaaataaagttgaggggggccATTTTGAAATGCCTGTAGTTGAAATGGTCTCTCCGgttttccatacatttttaccttcttTATTTTTCGTAATTTAGATTgctgaataatttttttttccatcttaGTACTGTTTTGATAAATTTGTTTCCTTTTGCCTTCTCTTATCGGAAAAATTCAGTGAGGAGGAAGCTAAGAAGAAGATATATAATGTATCTTGCGAGCGCTACTTTGGCTTCGGATGTGAGATTGATGAGGAGACATCAAACAAACTTGAAGGTTccttttgtagattttaaatgttttagctAGTTTCTATCTATAATATTGTAGATTTTtgtgataaatttttattagatagttttttAGGAATTAGTTGGTGTTTTTGTGGTATGTCGACTGATCATTTTGCTGTTACAGGTCTTCctggtgttctctttgtgcttcCGGATTCCTATGTTGATGCAGAGTACAAGGACTATGGAGGTGCGATTTTTTTAATCTGGAGTTTATGATTATTTGTTCATTTTCTTGTATCTAAATCTTTATTGCTTTGAATTCTTAGTGCCAATTTATTTTTCTGATTGTCTTTAGGTAGATATGACTAGCTCTTATCTGAATAGGTCTAAGCCTTGCACATTGTTCAGTCCATCTTGGCAAAGCGGGCGAGCTTATATGTCTTGCTTTGAATGCTAATGGACTAATATTGACATCTCCATTACCGGTTCTGCACTTCATTCAATGAAGCTGTAGATGAGTTAAACTGAGACATAATAAATATCGAAAACATAAGACCATCACTTGAATTTAATCAAAATCTCCTTTCAGAAAGTTCTAAGCTTTACACATTGTTCAGTCCATCTTGGCAAAGCGGACGAGCTTATATGTCTTGCTTTGAATGCTAATGGACTAATATTGACATCTCCATTACCGGTTCTGCACTTCATTCAATGAAGCTGTAGATGAGTTAAACTGAGACATAATAAATATCGAAAACATAAGACCATCActtaaatttgatcaaaatcTCTCCTTTCAGAAAGTTCTAAGCTTTACACATTGTTCAGTCCATCTTGGCAAAGCGGACGAGCTTATATGTCTTGCTTTGAATGCTAATGGACTAATATTGACATCTCCATTACCGGTTCTGCACTTCATTCAATGAAGCTGTAGATGAGTTAAACTGAGACATAATAAATATCGAAAACATAAGACCATCActtaaatttgatcaaaatcTCTCCTTTCAGAAAGTTCTAAGCTTTACACATTGTTCAGTCCATCTTGGCAAAGCGGACGAGCTTATATGTCTTGCTTTGAATGCTAATGGACTAATATTGACATCTCCATTACCGGTTCTGCACTTCATTCAATGAAGCTGTAGATGAGTTAAACTGAGACATAATAAATATCGAAAACATAAGACCGTCACTTGAATTTGATCAAAATCTCCTTTCAGAAAGTATAATGTTTACcaaagagagaaatatctctGCTCACCATTGAATAACCATGACCACCCTAAGTAATTGCATAGTCCTAGCAAAAGCTCAGTCGGACCCCAGATAGATGCGGGATGCAGACAACTCTTGCACCATGAGAAATTGATTCTTACAACAAAATAAACTCTAATCTAACTTTAGGCTGCATCAGAAACCAAAAGAGGAAAGTGACTAAGGGGAAAAGGTGTGAGGAAAGGGAGGAATATTGAGCTATCGCTGCTCTAGCTGCTGCAATGCGTAAAACGGTATATAACAAAATTCGCTTTGCTACATGCTAGCCTGCTAGTTCTTTGTTTTTGTAATTTGTAAGGTAAGAGTAGGACTAATTTTTCTACCGTTCTACTAAAAGGAGTACTTTTGTAAATGTCGTttcatttgtttttcttttgggtTAAAAGTGTGAGTAGTGCCTGAACATTGCAGGAGTAGTGATCTGGTCTCTCAAACATACGGAGTCCTAGTTGCATTTTCTATCCAAAATTCGTAATGTTTAAACGGTGCCCAACTTGTCGTATGGAGTGATCTTTTTATCCCACATTTGTCCAAAATGAATTGCCAGATAATTTAGGGATAGAATCATAAGATGGTATCAATTA encodes:
- the LOC109712819 gene encoding multiple organellar RNA editing factor 2, chloroplastic-like, translating into MAIASTVRSLLSSPSRSPFLFVLSNRFSSSSSSASSSVAGLFRFRASPIAAPHPGLALRLTAARLVPVRFAVRRPGGDAYSPLKSGGGGGGGGGSGFSDRPPTEMAPLFPGCDYEHWLIVMDKPGGEGATKQQMIDCYVQTLAKVLGSEEEAKKKIYNVSCERYFGFGCEIDEETSNKLEGLPGVLFVLPDSYVDAEYKDYGAELFVNGEVVQRPLERQRRIDSVLQRSQERTRHNDRTRYVRRRENQR